ACCATTGCCGCACCATCAGTAATCGGACACGCATTGCCAACAGTTATGGTTCCGTATTTTCTATCAAAAAATGGTTTAAGTTTTGCGAGTTGCTCTAAACTTTGACCTTTACGAGGACCAATATCTTCTTTCACTACAGCTTCATATTTAGGTGGCAAAAACACAGGTGCAATTTCTTCACCCAGCCGACCATTTTCTGTGGCGGCAATGGCTTTATTATGACTCTCTAAAGCATACTTATCTTGTTCATCTCGAGAGATTTCAAATTCACGAGCTAAAATTTCTGCAGTTTGACCCATGTTGATCCCAACAAATGGATCCGTTAACCCAACCATTATTGAAATCACAGGTTTTAAATATTCTAATTTCATATCACTTAATGCACTTAATTTTGCAGGCATCGTTTTAGCTGCCATCACTTTTGCAAACACGTCGGTGAATTCTTTGGAAAATAAAAGTGGCATATTTGACATGCTCTCGGTACCACCGGCCACAACCACATCGACAATGCCTGATTTAATTTTATCAAAGCCTTGGGAAATACTCTCCAGTGCAGATGCGCAATTGCGGTGAACTGAATAGGCAGAAACCTCTTTTGGAATTCCAGAATGAAGTGCCACGACGCGCGAAATATTAACGGCGTCCGCAGGAGTACCGGTGTTTCCGATAATAACTTCTTCAACTATTTTCACGTCGAGATTGGTGCGAGCAATTAGTTCTTTGAGCGCTACTTTTCCAAGTTCAGCAGCATGCACATCTTTAAAAAGTGATCCTGCTTTTGCAAAAGGGGTACGCACTCCGTCAACAATAACGACATCACGTGGTGATGACATATATTAAAACCTCATTGGTATAGGTTGATTCAAACCCTATTACCTCAGGTGAGTGGAAAAGAGTCAAGAAACACCAAGCTTACTCTTCACATTGCTGTGACGCATTACATAAGTACTCCACACGTGTTATTGACTAAGCTTAAGTCTAGCCCTATCTTTATCTAAGAATATGGCAATTGTGAAAGGAACATCATGAGTTTTGAAGATGACGCATTGACGTATCACAGCTCGGGGCGCAAAGGTAAAGTTGAAGTTGTTTCTACCAAGCCCTGCTACACACAACGAGATCTAGCTCTTGCTTACACTCCCGGAGTAGCTGAACCTTGCAAACGTATCGCGCAAAATCCTGACCTGGTTTACGAATATACAGCAAAAGGAAATCTTGTCGGCGTCATCACCAATGGAACAGCTGTTTTAGGGTTAGGCAACATCGGCCCTGCTGCTGGAAAACCTGTCATGGAAGGTAAAGGTGTTCTCTTTAAACGTTTTGCCGACATTGACGTCTTTGACATCGAAGTAAACACTCAAGATCCCGAAGAATTTGTACGAGCCATTAAGCTTTTAGAGCCCACTTTTGGCGGTATTAATCTTGAAGACATCAAAGCTCCAGAATGTTTTTACATCGAAGAAGAATTAAAAAAGACAATGAACATCCCCGTCTTTCATGACGATCAACATGGAACCGCCATCATTAGTGGTGCAGCTTTTATCAACGCACTCATTGTTACAAACAAAAAAGCAGAAGATGTACACGTTGTTTTTTCTGGCGGAGGAGCAGCTGCAATTGCATGTGCTAAACTTTTTTTAAGTTTAGGAGTACAAAAGAAAAATCTTTTAATGTGTGATTCCAAAGGTGTTATTTATAAAGGGCGTACTGAAGGAATAAATAAATATAAAGAAGAATTCATTGTCGATACCAAAGCAAGAACCCTTAAAGATGCCATGGTTGATGCTGATGTTTTTGTTGGTGTAAGTGTTAAAGGGGCCGTCACAAAAGATATGCTCAAAGGCATGGCAAAAAATCCGATTGTTTTTGCCATGGCAAATCCTGATCCAGAAATCACTTATGAAGATGCTTTAAGTGTTCGTAAAGATGTTTTAATGGCCACAGGCCGCAGTGATTATCCAAATCAAGTTAACAACGTTTTGGGGTTTCCATTTATTTTTAGAGGGGCTCTTGATGTCAGGGCCACTGCCATTAATGAAGAGATGAAAATTGCTGCCGTTCATGCGCTTGCAAAATTAGCCAGAGAAGATGTTCCTGACTCAGTTTCACGTGCGTACGGAAATAAAAAATTCAAATTTGGGCCTGAGTATATTATTCCAAAACCATTTGATCACCGCGTTTTGTTGTGGGTAG
This genomic stretch from Oligoflexia bacterium harbors:
- a CDS encoding thiolase family protein — its product is MSSPRDVVIVDGVRTPFAKAGSLFKDVHAAELGKVALKELIARTNLDVKIVEEVIIGNTGTPADAVNISRVVALHSGIPKEVSAYSVHRNCASALESISQGFDKIKSGIVDVVVAGGTESMSNMPLLFSKEFTDVFAKVMAAKTMPAKLSALSDMKLEYLKPVISIMVGLTDPFVGINMGQTAEILAREFEISRDEQDKYALESHNKAIAATENGRLGEEIAPVFLPPKYEAVVKEDIGPRKGQSLEQLAKLKPFFDRKYGTITVGNACPITDGAAMVLMMSREKAQSLGYKPLGIVRSYGFAGLEPERMGLGPALATPLALKRAGLKLKDMGLIELNEAFAAQVIACQKAMASKKFSQDRLGVSEATGEIDPKILNVNGGAIALGHPVGATGSRIVLTLLKEMKHRNVQFGLATLCIGGGQGGAIIVEREA
- a CDS encoding NADP-dependent malic enzyme is translated as MSFEDDALTYHSSGRKGKVEVVSTKPCYTQRDLALAYTPGVAEPCKRIAQNPDLVYEYTAKGNLVGVITNGTAVLGLGNIGPAAGKPVMEGKGVLFKRFADIDVFDIEVNTQDPEEFVRAIKLLEPTFGGINLEDIKAPECFYIEEELKKTMNIPVFHDDQHGTAIISGAAFINALIVTNKKAEDVHVVFSGGGAAAIACAKLFLSLGVQKKNLLMCDSKGVIYKGRTEGINKYKEEFIVDTKARTLKDAMVDADVFVGVSVKGAVTKDMLKGMAKNPIVFAMANPDPEITYEDALSVRKDVLMATGRSDYPNQVNNVLGFPFIFRGALDVRATAINEEMKIAAVHALAKLAREDVPDSVSRAYGNKKFKFGPEYIIPKPFDHRVLLWVAPAVAEAAMKSGVARLPIKNMSDYREQLERLQGNSRGIIRNVINKVKHYSPEVSHLPSIVFTEGYNEKVLRACQIILEEGVARPIILGPETTVRNKIKELDLSHLKDIEIIQPIRSDKFGLYSQRFHEMRKRRGVTLLESERLMYDPNYFGAMMVHMGHADGLINGVTQSYAESVRPLLRVLGTNPGDVAAGLYIIIQKNRMLFFADTTVNIDPTAEELATIAINSADVAKFFDVSPRIAMLSFSNFGSTRHPQSSKMREAADLVRRRRPDLIVDGEMQADTAVDPNIVKELFPFCEIKDGANVLIFPDLNSGNIAYKLMHKIGNAEAVGPILMGITKPANVMQRSIDVNDLLNMAAITAIQCQSMKQQTNA